One Amycolatopsis sp. NBC_00355 genomic window carries:
- a CDS encoding FG-GAP-like repeat-containing protein, whose amino-acid sequence MNRTGLVRTATVAGLAAALGIAAAAPALAAPATDPVTTVADLNGDGEIETVTAQLTGDDDQLISATVNGTYTSIHLPADSQFGVEAPRVTDLNGDGRAELVVAQSIGANTTFYSVLHYDGRNLSQVVGADDKPFSVAEGGGVAAHLGYRCTPLEGGRAFTTVAAETDDIGRPVDQMTYSGTRTVYTLRDGALSVYETTPFSARPAKDPVLATDSGSCA is encoded by the coding sequence ATGAACCGCACCGGACTCGTCCGCACCGCCACCGTCGCCGGCCTGGCCGCGGCACTGGGTATCGCCGCCGCCGCGCCCGCCTTGGCCGCGCCCGCCACCGACCCGGTCACCACCGTCGCCGACCTGAACGGCGACGGCGAGATCGAGACCGTCACCGCGCAGCTGACCGGCGACGACGACCAGCTGATTTCGGCCACGGTGAACGGGACGTACACGTCGATCCACCTGCCGGCCGACAGCCAGTTCGGCGTCGAGGCGCCGCGGGTGACCGACCTCAACGGTGACGGCCGGGCCGAGCTGGTCGTCGCGCAGTCCATCGGCGCCAACACGACGTTCTACTCCGTGCTGCACTACGACGGCCGCAACCTGAGCCAGGTCGTCGGCGCCGACGACAAGCCGTTCTCGGTCGCCGAAGGCGGCGGCGTCGCGGCCCACCTGGGTTACCGGTGCACGCCGCTGGAAGGGGGCCGCGCGTTCACGACCGTCGCCGCCGAGACCGACGACATCGGCCGCCCCGTGGACCAGATGACGTACTCGGGCACCCGCACCGTCTACACACTCCGCGACGGAGCCCTGAGCGTCTACGAGACGACGCCGTTCAGCGCTCGTCCCGCGAAGGACCCGGTGCTCGCCACGGATTCCGGTAGCTGCGCCTGA
- a CDS encoding sigma-70 family RNA polymerase sigma factor, producing MRSRTAEDAEITQWAQLAGRGDRQALEEFLRATQPHVRRFIASLSDVQTADDLTQETYLRALGGLSRFRAEASARTWLFTIARRVVADHVRGLRVRPRQAALDDWQSVAEGVTPAVFEERVVLGHLIDALEPDRRDAFVLTQTLGLSYVDAAAACGCPVGTIRSRVARARDDLTAAMRETPARCA from the coding sequence GTGAGGTCACGCACCGCGGAAGACGCCGAGATCACGCAGTGGGCCCAGCTCGCCGGCCGCGGCGACCGCCAGGCCCTCGAGGAGTTCCTGCGGGCCACCCAGCCGCACGTCCGGCGGTTCATCGCGAGCCTGAGCGACGTCCAGACCGCGGACGACCTGACGCAGGAGACGTACCTGCGCGCGCTGGGCGGTCTCAGCCGGTTCCGGGCCGAGGCGTCGGCCCGGACCTGGCTGTTCACGATCGCCCGGCGGGTGGTGGCCGACCACGTCCGCGGCCTGCGGGTCCGCCCGCGCCAGGCCGCGCTGGACGACTGGCAGTCCGTGGCGGAGGGCGTCACCCCCGCCGTGTTCGAGGAGCGGGTCGTGCTCGGTCACCTGATCGACGCGCTCGAGCCGGACCGGCGGGACGCCTTCGTGCTCACCCAGACCCTCGGACTGTCCTATGTGGACGCCGCCGCGGCGTGCGGCTGCCCGGTCGGCACGATCCGGTCCCGGGTGGCCCGCGCCCGCGACGACCTCACCGCGGCGATGCGGGAAACCCCCGCCCGGTGCGCCTGA
- a CDS encoding TetR/AcrR family transcriptional regulator, translated as MARWEPGARERLVVAAVELFTQQGYDATTVAQIAERAGVTRSTFFRYFPDKRDLLVAGQETLSRLLSEGITEAPPAASPLEAVAAGLERASSTMGPMNHELGPRLKAAIAASTELQERDALKSVGLAAAMTAALVARGVPDPIAHLAAELGVLAFKRGYAEWSEADRDAAGEFAPYALAALDELRAASAALG; from the coding sequence ATGGCACGATGGGAACCCGGAGCGCGGGAACGGCTCGTCGTGGCTGCCGTCGAACTCTTCACCCAGCAGGGGTACGACGCCACGACGGTCGCGCAGATCGCCGAGCGGGCCGGGGTCACGAGAAGCACCTTCTTCCGGTACTTCCCCGACAAGCGCGACCTGCTGGTCGCCGGCCAGGAGACGCTGAGCCGGCTGCTGTCCGAGGGGATAACCGAGGCGCCCCCGGCGGCCAGCCCGCTCGAAGCGGTCGCGGCCGGTCTCGAACGCGCGTCGAGCACGATGGGCCCGATGAACCACGAGCTCGGCCCGCGCCTGAAGGCCGCCATCGCGGCCAGCACCGAACTGCAGGAGCGGGACGCCCTCAAGAGCGTCGGCCTCGCGGCGGCCATGACGGCCGCGCTCGTCGCCCGTGGCGTACCCGACCCGATCGCGCACCTCGCGGCCGAGCTGGGCGTCCTGGCGTTCAAGCGGGGCTATGCCGAGTGGTCCGAGGCCGACCGGGACGCCGCGGGCGAGTTCGCGCCGTACGCCCTGGCGGCGCTGGACGAACTGCGCGCGGCGAGCGCGGCACTGGGCTGA
- a CDS encoding flavin-containing monooxygenase yields the protein MTQTVDRTAATDTPQARVDAWLNRFETALAARDVEAAAALFAVDSYWRDLVSFTWTIKTVEGRDGVSGLLEATLDRIDPSGFRTTEPPTEADGVTDAWLEFETAAGRAKGHLRLTDEGAWTLLTSLRELKGFEERQRDRRSKGVEHGVVRGRTSWAEKRAEEDARLGYEQQPYVVVIGGGQGGIALGARLRQLDVPALVLERNARAGDSWRKRYKNLCLHDPVWYDHLPYLPFPENWPVFAPKDKIADWLEMYTRLMEVPYWTSTEVTSAKWDADAQQWRVRVVRDGEELVLTPRHVVFATGMSGKANVPSFPGMDDFAGDQHHSSQHPGPDAYAGKKAVVVGSNNSAHDICAALWEHGADVTMIQRSSTHIVKSDSLMDLGLGDLYSERAVAAGVTTDKADMIFASIPYRIMHEFQIPVYDAIRERDQDFYERLEKAGFRHDWGDDGSGLFMKYLRRGSGYYIDVGAAELVADGKIKLAHGQVEHLTRDAVVLEDGTELAADLVVYATGYGSMNGWVADLVGQETADRVGKCWGLGSATTKDPGPWEGEQRNMWKPTQQEGLWFHGGNLHQSRHYSLYLALQLKARFEGIPTPVYGLQEVHHKA from the coding sequence ATGACACAGACGGTGGATCGGACGGCCGCGACGGACACGCCGCAGGCCCGGGTGGACGCCTGGCTGAACCGGTTCGAGACGGCCCTGGCGGCCCGCGACGTCGAAGCCGCCGCCGCGCTCTTCGCCGTCGACAGTTATTGGCGTGACCTGGTCTCCTTCACCTGGACGATCAAGACGGTCGAAGGCCGCGACGGCGTCTCGGGGCTCCTGGAAGCCACCCTCGACCGGATCGACCCGTCCGGGTTCCGCACGACCGAGCCGCCGACCGAGGCCGACGGCGTCACCGACGCGTGGCTCGAGTTCGAGACCGCGGCCGGTCGCGCCAAGGGCCACCTGCGGCTGACGGACGAAGGCGCGTGGACGCTGCTGACCAGCCTGCGCGAGCTCAAGGGCTTCGAAGAGCGGCAACGCGACCGTCGCTCGAAGGGCGTCGAACACGGCGTGGTCCGCGGCCGGACGTCCTGGGCCGAGAAGCGGGCCGAGGAGGACGCGCGTCTCGGTTACGAGCAGCAGCCGTACGTCGTGGTCATCGGCGGCGGCCAGGGCGGCATCGCGCTCGGCGCGCGGCTGCGCCAGCTCGACGTCCCGGCGCTGGTCCTGGAGCGCAACGCGCGGGCCGGTGACTCGTGGCGCAAGCGGTACAAGAACCTCTGCCTGCACGACCCCGTCTGGTACGACCACCTCCCCTACCTGCCGTTCCCGGAGAACTGGCCGGTCTTCGCGCCGAAGGACAAGATCGCCGACTGGCTGGAGATGTACACGCGGCTGATGGAGGTGCCGTACTGGACGAGCACCGAGGTGACGTCGGCGAAGTGGGACGCCGACGCGCAGCAGTGGCGGGTGAGGGTCGTCCGTGACGGCGAAGAACTGGTGCTGACGCCGCGGCACGTCGTGTTCGCGACCGGGATGTCCGGAAAGGCGAACGTCCCGTCGTTCCCCGGCATGGACGACTTCGCCGGCGATCAGCACCACTCGTCGCAGCACCCCGGCCCGGACGCCTACGCCGGCAAGAAGGCGGTCGTCGTCGGGTCCAACAACTCCGCGCACGACATCTGCGCGGCGCTGTGGGAGCACGGCGCCGACGTCACGATGATCCAGCGCTCCTCGACCCACATCGTGAAGTCGGATTCGCTGATGGACCTGGGCCTCGGCGACCTGTACTCGGAACGCGCGGTGGCCGCGGGGGTCACCACCGACAAGGCGGACATGATCTTCGCGTCCATCCCGTACCGGATCATGCACGAGTTCCAGATCCCGGTGTACGACGCGATCCGCGAGCGCGACCAGGACTTCTACGAGCGCCTCGAAAAGGCCGGCTTCCGGCACGACTGGGGTGACGACGGGTCCGGCCTGTTCATGAAGTACCTGCGGCGCGGCTCCGGCTACTACATCGACGTCGGCGCGGCCGAGCTGGTCGCCGACGGGAAGATCAAGCTGGCCCACGGCCAGGTCGAACACCTGACGCGCGACGCGGTGGTGCTGGAGGACGGCACCGAGCTGGCGGCCGACCTGGTCGTCTACGCCACCGGCTACGGCTCGATGAACGGCTGGGTCGCCGACCTGGTCGGCCAGGAGACCGCGGACCGCGTCGGCAAGTGCTGGGGCCTGGGTTCGGCGACGACCAAGGACCCCGGGCCGTGGGAGGGCGAGCAGCGCAACATGTGGAAGCCCACCCAGCAGGAGGGCCTGTGGTTCCACGGCGGGAACCTGCACCAGTCGCGGCACTACTCGCTCTACCTCGCGCTGCAGCTCAAGGCGCGGTTCGAGGGGATCCCGACGCCGGTGTACGGCCTGCAGGAGGTGCACCACAAGGCGTGA
- a CDS encoding DUF5134 domain-containing protein, with protein MTGSFALRVALGVGFLLLAAYYAGRWVLSRRDGPAAGWGAGPAHASHLVLCAGMAVMVQPAMDPLPAPVWIALFAGVTGWFAVRILRRRAPAGELHHVVGGAAMLYMVVAMPGLPPMFGIPPAHDMAGMDMAGMDMAGMHEMTTMPGMTTAAGAGTGLAVPIIAWVLAGYFAAHTVRLGARLVVAPAVAVAEGPAQRNRSPRLLGACRILTSVGMGGLLLAMAGWS; from the coding sequence ATGACCGGCTCGTTCGCGCTGCGCGTGGCCCTCGGTGTCGGGTTCCTCCTGCTCGCGGCGTACTACGCCGGGCGGTGGGTGCTCTCCCGCCGTGACGGGCCCGCGGCCGGCTGGGGTGCCGGCCCGGCCCACGCGTCGCACCTCGTGCTGTGCGCCGGGATGGCCGTCATGGTCCAGCCGGCGATGGACCCGCTGCCCGCGCCGGTGTGGATCGCCCTGTTCGCCGGCGTCACCGGGTGGTTCGCCGTGCGCATCCTGCGCCGCCGGGCCCCGGCGGGGGAACTGCACCACGTCGTCGGCGGCGCGGCGATGCTGTACATGGTCGTCGCGATGCCCGGGCTGCCGCCGATGTTCGGCATCCCGCCCGCCCACGACATGGCCGGCATGGACATGGCGGGGATGGACATGGCGGGGATGCACGAAATGACCACCATGCCCGGCATGACCACCGCGGCGGGGGCCGGGACGGGCCTCGCGGTGCCGATCATCGCGTGGGTGCTGGCCGGGTACTTCGCGGCGCACACGGTCCGCCTCGGCGCGCGGCTGGTCGTCGCGCCCGCGGTGGCCGTCGCCGAGGGCCCGGCGCAGCGGAACCGGTCACCGCGGCTGCTGGGCGCGTGCCGGATCCTCACGAGCGTCGGGATGGGCGGCCTGCTCCTGGCGATGGCCGGCTGGTCCTGA
- a CDS encoding SAM-dependent methyltransferase, with the protein MPSNDVDPLNAPVGVDPDRASVARVYNYLLGGKDNYEIDRKTADQLAASMPDVVEVARENRLFLVRAIRFLAHQTGITQFLDCGSGLPTAENVHQVAQRFDRLSKVVYVDNDPVVTAHGRALLEDNELTRYVEGDIFDPRSILDHETVRSHLDWTRPIVLSQVATLHHHKGDRHAPAEVMRAYIDALPPGSHVLISHLLDPQEPADSDAAHQLSDVVARGSLGGATWRTHDEIAELFDGLELIDPGIVPLYQWWPDGPRLKPVTVAHRIIAGGLARKP; encoded by the coding sequence ATGCCGTCGAACGATGTGGACCCGTTGAACGCCCCGGTCGGCGTCGACCCGGATCGGGCCAGCGTCGCGCGCGTCTACAACTACCTGCTCGGCGGCAAGGACAACTACGAGATCGACCGCAAGACGGCGGACCAGCTGGCCGCGTCGATGCCGGACGTCGTCGAGGTGGCCCGCGAGAACCGGCTGTTCCTCGTCCGGGCGATCCGGTTCCTGGCCCACCAGACCGGGATCACGCAGTTCCTCGACTGCGGCTCCGGGCTGCCGACCGCGGAGAACGTCCACCAGGTCGCCCAGCGGTTCGACCGCCTGTCCAAGGTCGTCTACGTCGACAACGACCCGGTGGTCACCGCGCACGGCCGCGCGCTGCTCGAGGACAACGAGCTGACCCGCTACGTCGAAGGCGACATCTTCGACCCGCGCAGCATCCTCGACCACGAGACGGTGCGCAGCCACCTCGACTGGACTCGGCCGATCGTGTTGTCGCAGGTCGCGACGCTGCACCACCACAAAGGCGACCGTCACGCGCCGGCCGAGGTCATGCGGGCCTACATCGACGCGCTGCCGCCGGGGTCGCACGTGCTCATCTCGCACCTGCTCGACCCGCAGGAACCCGCGGACAGCGACGCGGCGCACCAGCTTTCGGACGTCGTCGCCCGCGGCTCGCTCGGCGGCGCGACCTGGCGCACCCACGACGAGATCGCCGAACTGTTCGACGGCCTCGAGCTGATCGACCCGGGCATCGTGCCGCTCTACCAGTGGTGGCCCGACGGCCCACGCCTCAAGCCGGTGACGGTCGCGCACCGCATCATCGCCGGCGGCCTCGCCCGCAAGCCCTGA
- a CDS encoding aminoglycoside phosphotransferase family protein, translating to MSTTPTLGPPPRRRTVGADQVRLLVAGQFPRWAGLPVRPVSNGGWDNRTFHLGDEMSARLPSAAEYALAVAKEQRWLPVLAPQVPLPIPVPLAEGRPGAGYPFPWSIHPWLDGTPASADGIADPVRFATGLAGFLAALRKVDTTGAPRPGTHNWFRGATLRTYDEPARRALAKLTGHADVDLAGEIWQVALDARWDGVESWFHGDVAPGNLLLRNGELAAVIDFGTCGAGDPACDVAIAWTLLTPDGRRAFRERLSLDEATWARGRGWALWKTLVTCAQTLDRADREATEAQRVLGEILAEYRTPG from the coding sequence GTGAGCACCACACCCACTCTCGGTCCGCCGCCGCGGCGCCGGACCGTCGGCGCGGACCAGGTCCGCCTGCTCGTCGCCGGGCAGTTCCCGCGGTGGGCCGGCCTCCCGGTCCGGCCCGTGTCGAACGGCGGCTGGGACAACCGCACCTTCCACCTGGGCGACGAGATGTCGGCGCGGTTGCCCAGCGCGGCCGAATACGCCTTGGCCGTCGCCAAGGAACAGCGCTGGCTCCCCGTGCTGGCCCCGCAGGTGCCGCTGCCGATCCCCGTCCCGCTGGCGGAAGGCCGGCCCGGCGCGGGCTACCCCTTCCCGTGGTCGATCCACCCGTGGCTCGACGGCACACCGGCGAGCGCGGACGGCATCGCCGACCCGGTCCGGTTCGCGACCGGCCTGGCCGGGTTCCTGGCGGCCCTGCGGAAGGTCGACACCACGGGCGCGCCCCGGCCGGGCACGCACAACTGGTTCCGGGGCGCCACCCTGCGCACCTACGACGAGCCGGCCCGGCGCGCGCTCGCGAAGCTGACCGGTCACGCCGACGTCGACCTGGCCGGCGAGATCTGGCAGGTCGCGCTGGACGCCCGCTGGGACGGCGTGGAGAGCTGGTTCCACGGCGACGTCGCCCCGGGAAACCTCCTGCTCCGGAACGGGGAGCTGGCGGCGGTCATCGACTTCGGGACGTGCGGTGCCGGCGACCCGGCCTGCGACGTCGCCATCGCGTGGACGCTGCTGACCCCCGACGGCCGGCGGGCGTTCCGCGAGCGGCTGTCCCTCGACGAGGCGACCTGGGCCCGCGGACGCGGGTGGGCCCTCTGGAAGACGCTCGTCACCTGCGCCCAGACCCTGGACCGCGCCGACCGGGAAGCCACCGAAGCGCAGCGCGTCCTCGGCGAGATCCTCGCCGAATACCGGACCCCCGGCTGA
- a CDS encoding GNAT family N-acetyltransferase, whose translation MSAEVRDAERALHRRMGLACAAATAAGLPGRFRVWEHGGLLAVLATDPALRFLSTVSGVTPATLPALDGLLTGWDPTVLTTGSEVPEGLVPAGERVMAVRRLGEPPAADPEVTDADAGSFVDVLLAGYEVAGPVAAFVAAEHRMPQMRRFVLVEGRTPIAAAGMTVHDGVAVLGGASTLPECRGRGAQTRLLRHRLRVAADAGCALAVATAGARSVSAANLGRAGFRLHRRSAWAKP comes from the coding sequence GTGTCGGCTGAGGTGAGGGACGCGGAGCGGGCGCTGCACCGCCGGATGGGGCTGGCCTGCGCCGCGGCGACCGCGGCCGGGCTGCCGGGGCGGTTCCGGGTGTGGGAGCACGGCGGGCTGCTGGCCGTGCTGGCCACCGACCCCGCGCTGAGGTTCCTGTCGACGGTCTCCGGGGTGACGCCGGCGACGTTGCCTGCGCTCGACGGGCTGCTGACCGGCTGGGACCCCACCGTGCTCACGACCGGCAGTGAGGTGCCCGAAGGGCTGGTGCCGGCGGGGGAGCGCGTCATGGCCGTGCGCCGGCTGGGGGAACCGCCCGCGGCCGATCCCGAGGTCACCGACGCCGACGCCGGGAGTTTCGTGGACGTCCTGCTGGCCGGCTACGAGGTGGCCGGGCCGGTCGCCGCGTTTGTCGCCGCGGAGCACCGGATGCCGCAGATGCGGCGGTTTGTGCTGGTCGAGGGCCGGACGCCGATCGCCGCCGCGGGGATGACCGTCCACGACGGCGTCGCCGTGCTGGGCGGCGCGTCGACCCTGCCCGAATGCCGGGGGCGGGGTGCCCAGACGCGGCTGCTGCGGCACCGGCTGCGGGTGGCGGCCGACGCGGGCTGCGCACTGGCCGTCGCGACGGCCGGTGCGAGGTCGGTCAGCGCCGCGAACCTCGGCCGGGCGGGCTTCCGCCTCCACCGGCGCTCGGCGTGGGCAAAACCCTGA
- a CDS encoding SAM-dependent methyltransferase — protein sequence MTLAADPGVRSGWSWDHDVASPARIRDAALRGHDNYATDRAALRELDEAAPGFTDLLRAARAWHVRVVRHLAARGLDQFLDLAAGLPTAQDNTHQTAQRQNPDAKVIYTDTDRLVLSYERALLDENDNTAVVHADHLEPGHLLGHETVCTAFDLARPVAVLMTTGVQHEPDDARLAAAVAGYRALLPPGSVLALSCWSLPESVGTGPAARTIERTWESRCRRAVRCRTETGVERLFAGFDLLDPGLVRLQDWWPDGPALRVPRPAQRLAVGGVGIKR from the coding sequence GTGACTCTCGCAGCCGACCCGGGGGTGCGCTCCGGCTGGTCGTGGGACCACGACGTCGCTTCGCCGGCCCGGATCCGTGACGCGGCCCTGCGCGGTCACGACAACTACGCGACCGATCGCGCCGCGCTGCGCGAACTGGACGAGGCCGCGCCGGGGTTCACCGACCTGCTGCGCGCGGCCCGGGCGTGGCACGTGCGGGTCGTCCGCCACCTCGCCGCGCGCGGCCTCGACCAGTTCCTGGACCTGGCCGCGGGCCTGCCCACCGCGCAGGACAACACGCACCAGACCGCCCAGCGGCAGAACCCCGACGCGAAGGTCATCTACACCGACACCGACCGCCTCGTGCTCAGCTACGAGCGTGCGTTGCTGGACGAAAACGACAACACCGCGGTGGTGCACGCCGACCACCTGGAACCCGGGCACCTGCTCGGCCACGAGACGGTCTGCACGGCGTTCGACCTCGCCCGCCCGGTCGCCGTGCTGATGACCACGGGCGTGCAGCATGAACCGGACGACGCCCGCCTGGCCGCGGCGGTGGCCGGCTACCGCGCCCTGCTGCCGCCCGGGTCGGTGCTCGCCCTGAGCTGCTGGTCGCTCCCGGAGTCCGTCGGGACGGGCCCGGCGGCGCGCACGATCGAACGCACGTGGGAATCCCGCTGCCGCCGGGCCGTCCGCTGCCGCACCGAGACCGGCGTCGAGCGCCTGTTCGCGGGGTTCGACCTGCTCGATCCGGGGCTGGTGCGCCTGCAGGACTGGTGGCCCGACGGCCCGGCCCTGCGCGTGCCCCGCCCCGCGCAGCGGCTCGCGGTCGGTGGAGTCGGCATCAAGCGGTAG
- a CDS encoding SDR family oxidoreductase, translated as MQVFVTGGTGLVGSAVVAELLGHGHTVSVLARSDASALAVDRAGAEAVRGGLADLDTLRAGAAKADGVIHLAFSNDFSTAESVARAVAEESAAIAALGEELVGSDRPFVTVSGTPWVPGRTSTEADPSPTDGPVGGRGRAVTAALDLASRGVRSTAVRLPRTVHNKGDGGFAGLLTRIARQAGVSGYPGDGAQRWPAVHALDAAVLFRLALEAGPAGTAWHAVADEGDAVRDIAGVIGRRLGLPVEPVPEENFGPLGPIFAMDQPSSSAHTREALGWAPKHPSLLEDLENIQP; from the coding sequence ATGCAGGTCTTTGTCACCGGCGGCACCGGGCTGGTCGGCTCCGCCGTCGTCGCGGAACTGCTCGGCCACGGCCACACCGTGTCGGTCCTCGCCCGCTCCGACGCCTCCGCGCTGGCCGTGGACCGGGCCGGCGCCGAAGCGGTGCGGGGCGGTCTCGCCGACCTGGACACCCTCCGGGCCGGCGCGGCCAAGGCCGACGGCGTGATCCACCTGGCGTTCAGCAACGACTTCAGCACCGCCGAGAGCGTCGCGCGGGCCGTCGCCGAGGAGAGCGCCGCCATCGCGGCCCTGGGCGAGGAACTCGTCGGCAGCGACCGCCCGTTCGTCACCGTCTCGGGGACGCCGTGGGTGCCGGGCCGCACGTCCACCGAAGCCGACCCGTCGCCGACCGACGGCCCGGTCGGCGGCCGCGGCCGCGCGGTGACGGCCGCCCTGGACCTGGCCTCGCGCGGGGTCCGGAGCACGGCCGTGCGCCTGCCGCGCACCGTCCACAACAAGGGTGACGGCGGCTTCGCGGGCCTGCTGACCCGGATCGCGCGCCAGGCGGGCGTGTCCGGCTACCCGGGTGACGGCGCCCAGCGCTGGCCGGCCGTGCACGCCCTCGACGCGGCCGTCCTCTTCCGGCTGGCGCTGGAGGCGGGGCCCGCCGGGACCGCCTGGCACGCGGTGGCCGACGAGGGTGACGCGGTGCGCGACATCGCCGGCGTCATCGGGCGGCGCCTGGGGCTGCCGGTCGAGCCGGTGCCCGAGGAGAACTTCGGCCCGCTGGGCCCGATCTTCGCGATGGACCAGCCGTCGTCCAGCGCGCACACCCGGGAGGCGCTCGGCTGGGCGCCGAAGCACCCGAGCCTGCTCGAGGACCTGGAGAACATCCAACCCTGA
- a CDS encoding GAF and ANTAR domain-containing protein produces the protein MPDTDPLEQLGQLGQHDELATSASALTRALESEDGEQSVLDTIVTEAVNAFPDADMASITAIHHGEPETAAHSDQRAVDIDRHQYEAGDGPCLQAAATGQVVRVSLATATKEWPAFTRHATSLGVGSYLAAPLHVDDTLAGALNLFGFGDHGFAEAESHLLGVYTTLVAFGLRTVRRYRVAVEECENLTTAMRSRAVIEQAKGMLMAIHRIDADDAMQRLVRQSQHTNVKLRDVAQRFVTTVTDRDGPA, from the coding sequence ATGCCCGACACCGACCCCCTTGAACAGCTCGGCCAGCTCGGCCAGCACGACGAGCTGGCCACCTCGGCCTCGGCCCTCACCCGCGCGCTCGAGTCCGAGGACGGCGAACAGAGCGTCCTCGACACCATCGTCACCGAAGCGGTCAACGCGTTCCCGGACGCCGACATGGCCAGCATCACCGCCATCCACCACGGCGAACCGGAAACCGCCGCGCATTCGGACCAGCGCGCCGTGGACATCGACCGGCACCAGTACGAGGCCGGTGACGGCCCGTGCCTGCAGGCCGCCGCGACCGGGCAGGTCGTCCGCGTCTCCCTGGCCACCGCGACGAAGGAGTGGCCGGCCTTCACCCGGCACGCCACCTCGCTCGGCGTCGGCAGTTACCTCGCCGCGCCGCTGCACGTCGACGACACCCTCGCCGGCGCGCTGAACCTCTTCGGCTTCGGCGACCACGGTTTCGCCGAAGCCGAATCGCACCTGCTCGGCGTCTACACCACGCTCGTCGCGTTCGGGCTGCGCACCGTCCGCCGCTACCGGGTGGCGGTGGAGGAGTGCGAGAACCTCACCACGGCCATGCGTTCGCGCGCGGTGATCGAGCAGGCCAAGGGCATGCTCATGGCCATCCACCGCATCGACGCCGACGACGCCATGCAGCGGCTCGTCCGGCAGTCGCAGCACACCAACGTCAAACTGCGCGACGTCGCGCAGCGGTTCGTCACCACGGTCACCGACCGGGACGGCCCGGCCTGA
- a CDS encoding SigB/SigF/SigG family RNA polymerase sigma factor: MPVTQDHPKTRDRKRDDYSHCVPLFAELAALPAGHAGRARLRERLILEFLPLAEHIATRFGGRGQPRDDLVQVARLGVMKAVDRFDPTHGADFLSFAVPTVMGEVRRHFRDTGWALRVPRGLQELQGRLSRGTTELAQSLGRAPTPSELAGHLGIDVETVREGLLAANCYETSSLDQPLNSGEGTSSLAEVMGEPDAGIGLVEDHQTLAPLLKKLPPREQAIVRMRFFDGLSQSQIAARVGVSQMQISRLLAKTLHQLRDQLGG; the protein is encoded by the coding sequence GTGCCGGTCACGCAGGACCACCCGAAGACCCGCGACCGCAAGCGGGACGACTACTCCCATTGCGTGCCGCTGTTCGCCGAGCTCGCAGCCCTGCCCGCGGGCCACGCCGGCCGGGCGCGGCTGCGCGAACGGCTGATCCTCGAGTTCCTCCCGCTCGCCGAGCACATCGCGACCCGCTTCGGCGGCCGCGGCCAGCCCCGGGACGACCTGGTCCAGGTGGCCCGGCTGGGCGTGATGAAGGCGGTGGACCGGTTCGATCCCACCCACGGCGCGGACTTCCTGTCCTTCGCGGTCCCGACCGTCATGGGTGAGGTCCGCCGGCACTTCCGGGACACCGGCTGGGCGCTGCGCGTCCCGCGCGGCCTGCAGGAGCTGCAAGGCCGGCTCTCCCGCGGCACCACCGAGCTCGCCCAGAGCCTGGGCCGGGCGCCGACGCCGAGCGAGCTCGCCGGCCACCTGGGCATCGACGTCGAGACCGTCCGCGAAGGCCTGCTCGCGGCGAACTGCTACGAGACGTCGTCGCTGGACCAGCCGCTCAACAGCGGCGAGGGCACCAGCTCCCTGGCCGAGGTGATGGGTGAGCCGGACGCCGGGATCGGGCTCGTCGAAGACCACCAGACGCTCGCCCCGCTGCTGAAGAAGCTGCCGCCGCGGGAGCAGGCGATCGTCCGGATGCGGTTCTTCGACGGCCTGTCGCAGTCCCAGATCGCGGCCCGCGTCGGGGTCTCGCAGATGCAGATCTCCCGGTTGCTGGCCAAGACCCTGCACCAGCTGCGCGACCAGCTCGGCGGCTGA